GCGACCGAGCAGATGACGGACGTGCTCAACAGCGGCGGCGCGCTGGGCTTTATCGCCGACCAGAACGCGGGCGATCGCGGGATGTTTGTGCCTTTCATGGGCCGGCTGGCCAGCGCCTACAAATCGATCGGCCTGCTGGCGATGCGATACAACGCGACGATCGTCTGCGGGTATGCACTGCGGCGTGACCAGCGTTTTACCTACGATATGGGCACGACCGATATCATCTACCCCGAAGATTGGGCCGACCAGCCCGACCCGCTGTTCTACATCACCGCCCGCTACACCCGCGCGATCGAGTTGATGATCCGAAAGAGTCCTGAGCAGTACTGGTGGATGCACCGCCGGTGGAAGAGCCGGCCGCGCCACGAGCGGCTGGGCAAGTCGATGCCTGGGGCGATGCGGCGCAACCTCGAAGCGCTGCCGTGGATGACGCCGGACCTCTTGGAGCGGGTGTCGATCCCGGTGGAGGCGTAGCGCGGACCGCGCGTGGACAAGTCTTCCCCACTTTACGCCGGGCGTCGCTTCGCTACGATGCAGCCCTCATGGCCACCACCGCCCCCGCTAACACGACCGCCACGTGGACCCGCCGACACCTGACGGGTATCGAGCCCCTCAGCGCCGAGGAGGCCCGCCTGCTCCTGGCCAAGGCCCGCGCGTACCACGGCGTCTCGACCAGCCGAGCCGTGCCCAAGTGCCAGGACCTGCACGGCAAAGTGGTCGTCAACCTCTTCTACGAAGACTCGACCCGCACCCGCGCGAGCTTCCGGCTCGCCGCCAGCCGGCTCTCGGCCGATGTTTTGGACATGTCCGCCTCGGGCTCCAGCGTCTCCAAGGGCGAGACCCTGATCGACACCGCAAGAAACATCGAGGCGATGGGCGTCGACACGATCGTCTGCCGGCACAGCCAGAGCGGGGCGGCGCTGCAGCTCGCCGAGCACGTGTCGTGCGCCGTGGTCAACGCAGGCGACGGCCAGCACGAACACCCGACCCAGGCCCTGCTCGACGCGTTCACGATCGCCCAGCGACTGGAGCTCGAAGAGACCTTCGACTTCACCGGGCTGTCGGTCGCCATCGTCGGCGACATCGCGCACAGCCGGGTCGCACGGTCCAACATCCACCTGCTCACTAAGCTCGGCGCTAGCGTCGTCCTCGTCGGCCCGCCGACGCTCGTGCCCGCGTCGCTCGCCGCGCCGTTCGGCGGGAGGGTGACGGTATCGCACAACCTCAATGCCGTGCTCGCCGAGGTGGACGTCATCAACATGCTGCGGGTGCAGTTCGAGCGCATCGCCGGGCCCGCCTTCCCCAGCCAGCGCGAGTACACCGCGCTGTTCGGCCTGACCCAGAAGCGGGTGAAGCTCGCCAAGCCCGACCTCGTCGTGATGCACCCGGGCCCGATGAACCGCGGGCTGGAGATCGAGTCCGTCGTCGCCGACGGGCCCAACTCCGTGATCCTCAAGCAGGTCGCCAACGGCCTCGCCGTCCGAATGGCGGCGCTCGCGCTTGTAACCGTGCAGTAAAATCACCCACCCGCTCCCCCGATCGACGCACATTGTTTTCCGATAGCCTGTCGACCCCGCCATGCCGCCAACAGACTCCGTACAACACGACTACCCCGGGCTGCTCGTGATCCTGTCGGGCCCCTCGGGCGCGGGCAAGACCACGATCTCCCGCGCGGTCCGCGAGCTGATGGACGTCGCGTTCAGCGTCTCGCTCACTACCCGCCCGCTCAGCGCCGAAGATACCGACGGCGAGGACTATCTCTTCGTCAACGAACGCGAATTCAAAGAGCAGGTCAAGCTCGCCCAGCTCCTCGAATGGGCTCAGGTCCACGGCAATTTCTATGGCACCCCGCGTGAACCCGTCGTCGAAGCGCTCGAGGCGGGCGAGATTGTCTTGCTCGAGATCGATGTGCAGGGCGCACGCCAGGTCAAGGAAAACCTGCCCGACGCGGTCGGCATCTTCGTAGAGCCCCCCAGCGAAGAGGAACTACTCGCCCGCTTGCGCGCCCGCAAACGCGAGGACGAGGCGACGATCCAGAAGCGTTTCCAACGCGCGACCGCCGAGATGGCGCAGGCGCATGAGCTGGGCATCTACGACCTGACCATCGTCAACTGCGATCTGGAAAAAGCGATCCAGCAGGCGATCACGTTTATCGAAGAGCAGCACGCCATGCGGCAGGCCCGGGCACAGTCCTGAAAGTACGGCCGTTTTTCGCCCTCGCGTCCCGCTTGTTTCATCCCGCGACTTGATGGGCCGACCCCGGGTAAACTGTAACGATGCGCCCGGCCGTCTTTCTAGACCGAGATAACACGATCATCCACAACGACGGGGACCTCGGGGACCCCAAGCGTGTGGTATTGATGAAGGGTGTCGCGCCGGCGATCGCGTCGCTGCGCGGGCTGGGTTTCCGAGTCGTGGTCGTGACCAATCAGGGCGGTGTCGCGCGTGGTCTCTACACCGAAGAAGATGTCCACGCCGTTCACGACCGCATCGCGCAGCTCATCGAGCGCCAGGCCAACGGCGCTGCGATCGACGCGTTCTACTACTGCCCTTACCACCCCAATGGCGTGGTCGAGCCGTACAAACGCGAGCACCCCAGCCGGAAGCCCGCGCCCGGGATGCTGATACAGGCCGCGCAGGACCTCGACCTGGACCTGCGTACGAGCTGGATGGTGGGGGACCAAATGCGTGATGTCGAGGCGGGCCGCGCCGCGGGGACGCGGACGATCCTGCTGCTCGACCCCGTGAAGGCCCCGCCGATGGCAGGCGAACCGGAGGGCCCGGACTACGACGCGGCTGACTTGGTCGAGGCCGTGCGCATCATCGCGCAGCTCAGAACACCCGAGCCCCTGTCGGAGTCGAGTCAGCACCGCAAGCCCGGCGAGCCGCGCCGCCGCAAGTGGGACGCGCAGCGCATCGCCGAGATCCAGAAGCCCCGCGAAGCGCCCAGTGCACCGCAGGAGTCCGCCCCCGGTCGGGCCACGCCCCAGCCGCCCGATGCGCAGTCGTCTCATGCCACGAACGGTGCAGGCAAACCGTCGACGTCG
The sequence above is a segment of the Phycisphaeraceae bacterium D3-23 genome. Coding sequences within it:
- a CDS encoding aspartate carbamoyltransferase catalytic subunit, with the translated sequence MATTAPANTTATWTRRHLTGIEPLSAEEARLLLAKARAYHGVSTSRAVPKCQDLHGKVVVNLFYEDSTRTRASFRLAASRLSADVLDMSASGSSVSKGETLIDTARNIEAMGVDTIVCRHSQSGAALQLAEHVSCAVVNAGDGQHEHPTQALLDAFTIAQRLELEETFDFTGLSVAIVGDIAHSRVARSNIHLLTKLGASVVLVGPPTLVPASLAAPFGGRVTVSHNLNAVLAEVDVINMLRVQFERIAGPAFPSQREYTALFGLTQKRVKLAKPDLVVMHPGPMNRGLEIESVVADGPNSVILKQVANGLAVRMAALALVTVQ
- the gmk gene encoding guanylate kinase; the encoded protein is MPPTDSVQHDYPGLLVILSGPSGAGKTTISRAVRELMDVAFSVSLTTRPLSAEDTDGEDYLFVNEREFKEQVKLAQLLEWAQVHGNFYGTPREPVVEALEAGEIVLLEIDVQGARQVKENLPDAVGIFVEPPSEEELLARLRARKREDEATIQKRFQRATAEMAQAHELGIYDLTIVNCDLEKAIQQAITFIEEQHAMRQARAQS
- a CDS encoding HAD-IIIA family hydrolase; the protein is MRPAVFLDRDNTIIHNDGDLGDPKRVVLMKGVAPAIASLRGLGFRVVVVTNQGGVARGLYTEEDVHAVHDRIAQLIERQANGAAIDAFYYCPYHPNGVVEPYKREHPSRKPAPGMLIQAAQDLDLDLRTSWMVGDQMRDVEAGRAAGTRTILLLDPVKAPPMAGEPEGPDYDAADLVEAVRIIAQLRTPEPLSESSQHRKPGEPRRRKWDAQRIAEIQKPREAPSAPQESAPGRATPQPPDAQSSHATNGAGKPSTSSVFRPWAVGDGGEAKPMATSPFRKRFFRDEEDGADAPETKTVATPHEPPATAATSASILPSAKADPVAPIAKPEEHPTAQPIEADPAQAESPPERPRRSKAARDSTDNDDSPPAVPDKVLRMILQELRSQRGTTDEFSYLTIIAVVLQLIAIVCLLGALWMGGADVALFMRWLGVGLMAQLGVIATLMFGK